GCGTCCTTGGGGTGCAGGACCAGCGCCGGGTCGCCGTAGACCGCGCGCAGGTGCGGGTTGCGCCCCAGCCTCTCGGGGCGGGCCATCTTTGGCACCAACAGGAGGTTGCCCGAACTCCTCTTGCCCTTGCCGCGCCTGGGCGGCTTCGCGGCCTTGACCTCGACAGCTTCGACCTTGACAGCTTCGACCTTGACAAAGGCCCCTTCGGGCGGCAGCTCGGACAGGTCTACGCCCAGGGTCTTTTTGAGCTTGCGGTGGGCGCTCCTGACGCTGCGGCCGTCCATGCGCCGGCCGAGCGCCTCGCCCAGCCACTTGACCACGCCCATGAAGTCCTCGCTCGTCCCGGCGTCTACCGGCGCGGGCTGGGTCCTCAGGAAGCGGCCCTCCAAGTTGACGGTCGTGCCCTCCTTTTCGTAGCCCGTCTTGGCCGGCAAGACGACGTGGGCGAGCTTGGCCGTCTCGGTGAGAAAGGCGTCGTGGACGACCAGGAGCTCGAGGCCCGGCAGGTCGGGGTCGGCGAGGCCTTCTCTCAGCGAAGCGTCTTGCGCCGGGTCGAGACCGGAGAGGATGAGCGCCTTGGCGCTGCCGCTGAGCATGTCGCGGTACGAGAGGCCGGCCTTGCCGGGCAGGATGCCGATGGCTTGCAGGCCGTAGGCGTTCGCCATCGGTCCCAGCGCCATGAGCTTGGCGCCCGTCCTCTGGGCGAGGGCCGCTACCGCAGCGCAAGCCTCGCGCGAGCTCAACATAAAGGCGCCGTAGACGATGACGGCGTTCTTAGCCTCCTTCAGCCTCCCCACGGCGGCGGCAAGCGCCTCTTGGCTCAAGCCGGTCTTGCTCTCGGCGTCCTCGACCTGCTCGCCGCCTGAGGCGGCGAGCAGGCTTTGCGCGAGTGCCGCCTCGCCGCCCGCCGGATAGACGGCGGCGCGGCCGGCATGCCCCATCAGGTCACAGGGATAGGGGTTCAAGACGGTGAGAAGCTCGCGCTCTCTGGGCATGCGCTCCTTGAGGCGCAGGTCCGCGAGCGGCACGCCGTGGGGCAGCAGCTCGGGCGGCGCCACGCCCTTCATGGCGTCCTTGATGCGGATGTCGGCGATGGGCGCCTCCTCGGTCACGTCGCCGAGGACCATAATGGCGTCGCTGGTGGCCAGGTCGGTCAAGGTCGCCCGCTCACCCTGAGGGATGACCGAGGCCGCCGGGCGGGGAGAGTGGTCGAGCCCGCTCGTGCCCAAAAATTCCGCCAGGGACTGCGCGGCTACGCCCTCCTCGAGCGTGCTATCCGCTCTCAGAACGATGCCCACATCCTCCCCGGCGACGTTCGCCAGCTTGTCCTTGATGTAGGCGGTGGCCTCTGCCCAGGTGACGGGGACCAGTTCGCCGTTCTCCCTGAGCAGCGGTGTCCTCAGACGGTCGTCCGCGGCGGCGTACTCGTGGCCGAAGCGCCCGCCGTCGCAGAGCCAGTCCAAGTTGACCTCGGTGTTGCGCGCGGCCTTGATGCGCTCGATGCGACCGGTGCGCGCGTCGATGGTGACCGCGCAGCCGACGGGGCAGTCCAGGCAGGTCGAGCGCGTGTGGTGGTATTCCCAGTTGCGGCCCCGGAAGCGGGAGGTGGTGTCTAGGAGCGCGCCGACCGGGCACATGTCGGTGATGTTGCCGGTGAAGTTGCTGGGCAGCCCCTCCTGGGCCGAGCCGATATAGGTGTGCACGCCGCGCTCGATGAAGTCTAAGACCTCGTCGCCGGGGATCTCCTCGAAGTAGCGCACGCAGCGCTTGCAGTGGATGCAGCGCTCGCGGTCCAAGGTGATCACCGCCGAGAGGGCGTGGTACTTCTGCTGGTGGCGCTTGTCGAAGACAAAGCGCGACTCGCCGGTGCCGTACTCGTAGGAGCGATCCTGCAGTTCGCAGGCGCCGCCCTTGTCGCAGGTCGGGCAGTCGAGGGGGTGGTTTAGAAGCGTGAACTCGATCATCCCCGCCTGGGCGTCTTTTACTTCACGAGAGAGGGTGTCGACGACCATGCCCTCCATGACGGCCGTGGTGCAGGTCGCCATCAGGTTGGGAAAGGTGAAGATCTTGGGCTCGCCCGTCGCCTCGTCCCTGATCCACTCGCCGTCCTTGTCCTTGCGCGGCGCACCGACCTTGGCCAGGCACATGCGGCAGGCGCCGATGGGCGACATGTACTCCTGCGAGCAGAAGTAGGGCACGTCGTAGCCCGCCGCGAAGACCGCGTCGAGGGCGGAGGTATTGGGAGAGAGCTCGAGTTCTACGTCGTTGACTTTAATTTTCATTCCGTCCACCAACTCGTCTTCGCGTACATCGGCGCGCCGTGCGCGATGAGGTGCTCGTACTCCTCGCGAAAGAGCTTGATGCTCGACTGCACCGGGCTTAAGCAGGCGTCGGCCAGCGGGCAGAAGGCCTTGCCCTTGATGTTTTGCGACATGTTCTCGATCAGTTCCAGGTCGCCCCTTTGGCCGTAGCCGCGCACCAGCTTGGCGTACATCTTGACCATCCAGCCGCTGATGCCCTCGCGGCAGGGCGTGCATTTGCCGCAGGACTCGTGGGCGTAGAAGCGCACCAGGTTCCAGGTGGCGTCGACGATACACTTTTCCTTGGGGATCAAGATAACCCCGCCGGTGCCCAGCATCGAGCCCTTCTTGGCGAGCTGGCCGTAGTCCATGGGCGTGTCCAGGTGCTCATCGTCGAAGGGCAGCATCGGCGTCGACGAGCCGCCGGGGATAAAGGCCTTGATCTCCCCCACGGGGCCGCCGCCTAAGTCGTAGATGAGCTCGCGAAAGGTCGCGCCCATCGGCAGCTCGAAGACGCCGGGCTTATGCGCGGGCCCGCTCAGCTGGTAGAGCTTGGTGCCCTTGGAGTCGTCGGTGCCCATCGAGGCGTACCAGGCCGCGCCCCGCGCGATGATATGCACCGCGCTGGTGAAGCTCTCGACGTTGTTGATGGTGGTGGGCAGGCCGTAGACGCCCGCCTGCGCCGGGAAGGGCGGCTTGAGGCGCGGACTGGCCCGCAGACCCTCAAACGAGTTCATCAGCGAGGTCTCCTCGCCGCAGATGTAGGCGCCGGCGCCGCGGTGCAAGATGATGTCGAAGTCGAAGCTCGAGCCGAACAGGCCCTTGCCCAGGTAGCCCGCCTTCCTAGCCTCGTCGATGGCCGCCTTGAGCCGCTCGTAGGCGTGGTAGTACTCG
Above is a genomic segment from Deinococcota bacterium containing:
- the nuoF gene encoding NADH-quinone oxidoreductase subunit NuoF codes for the protein MSDAGTSGAVADKPKPIVSRSDPRFEVTLYAHVGVEGAWTLDYYLSHGGYEAARKALTAMEPKDVVEEVKSSGLRGRGGAGFPTGVKWSFMPPVDGRQRFIVCNADESEPGSFKDRYFMEDDPHQLLEGMVIGGYAIGATKGVLYVRGEYYHAYERLKAAIDEARKAGYLGKGLFGSSFDFDIILHRGAGAYICGEETSLMNSFEGLRASPRLKPPFPAQAGVYGLPTTINNVESFTSAVHIIARGAAWYASMGTDDSKGTKLYQLSGPAHKPGVFELPMGATFRELIYDLGGGPVGEIKAFIPGGSSTPMLPFDDEHLDTPMDYGQLAKKGSMLGTGGVILIPKEKCIVDATWNLVRFYAHESCGKCTPCREGISGWMVKMYAKLVRGYGQRGDLELIENMSQNIKGKAFCPLADACLSPVQSSIKLFREEYEHLIAHGAPMYAKTSWWTE
- the nuoG gene encoding NADH-quinone oxidoreductase subunit NuoG translates to MKIKVNDVELELSPNTSALDAVFAAGYDVPYFCSQEYMSPIGACRMCLAKVGAPRKDKDGEWIRDEATGEPKIFTFPNLMATCTTAVMEGMVVDTLSREVKDAQAGMIEFTLLNHPLDCPTCDKGGACELQDRSYEYGTGESRFVFDKRHQQKYHALSAVITLDRERCIHCKRCVRYFEEIPGDEVLDFIERGVHTYIGSAQEGLPSNFTGNITDMCPVGALLDTTSRFRGRNWEYHHTRSTCLDCPVGCAVTIDARTGRIERIKAARNTEVNLDWLCDGGRFGHEYAAADDRLRTPLLRENGELVPVTWAEATAYIKDKLANVAGEDVGIVLRADSTLEEGVAAQSLAEFLGTSGLDHSPRPAASVIPQGERATLTDLATSDAIMVLGDVTEEAPIADIRIKDAMKGVAPPELLPHGVPLADLRLKERMPRERELLTVLNPYPCDLMGHAGRAAVYPAGGEAALAQSLLAASGGEQVEDAESKTGLSQEALAAAVGRLKEAKNAVIVYGAFMLSSREACAAVAALAQRTGAKLMALGPMANAYGLQAIGILPGKAGLSYRDMLSGSAKALILSGLDPAQDASLREGLADPDLPGLELLVVHDAFLTETAKLAHVVLPAKTGYEKEGTTVNLEGRFLRTQPAPVDAGTSEDFMGVVKWLGEALGRRMDGRSVRSAHRKLKKTLGVDLSELPPEGAFVKVEAVKVEAVEVKAAKPPRRGKGKRSSGNLLLVPKMARPERLGRNPHLRAVYGDPALVLHPKDARAHELADGDGVRVSVTGFERLARVRLDAGQPEGLMLLPALPDQPAGMCEIDLAGDLVRIEPLPPPPLPQEDLPDSRLLSGTGVSGAGK